AGCAATAAATAATCGGTTTTAAATGATAAATATAAAGTATGAAATTTCATTAAAATAGATTATTATTTGTAAATAATTAACAAATATTGGTTGTTCGTTAAAAAATACATAAATTAGTGCCAGCCAAAGGGAAATTTTACTAATTAAAACATGTCAAAAAATTATAACGACTTTATCTCCATCGTTGAGAAACGAAATCCAAATGAACCAGAATTCTTACAAGCTGTAAAAGAAGTTACCGAGGACCTTTTTCCTTACATTACAGAAAACCATCCCGAGTTTTTCGAACAAAAGATTCTCGAAAGACTTACTGAACCAGAGCGTATTATATCTTTCCGGGTAACTTGGTTGGACGATAACCATGAAGTACAGGTAAATCGCGGATACCGTGTTCAAATGAACAGTGCTATTGGTCCTTATAAGGGCGGTCTTCGCTTCGCTCCTTCCGTGAACCAAAGCATCCTTAAATTTCTTGCTTTTGAACAGGTATTTAAAAATAGTTTGACCGGGTTGCCAATTGGCGGCGGCAAAGGCGGCTCCGATTTTGATCCCAAAGGAAAATCGGATAATGAGATCATGCGTTTTTGTCAGAGTTTCATGACCGAGCTTTATCGTCATATTGGCGCTGACACAGATGTTCCTGCCGGAGATATTGGTGTTGGAGGACGTGAAATAGGCTATTTATTCGGTCAATTTAAGCGCTTGCAAAATAACTTTACTGGAGTTCTTACCGGTAAAGGTGAGTTGTGGGGCGGTTCTTATATACGTCCAGAAGCCACAGGTTATGGCTTATTGTATTTTGTTGACTGTATTTTCAAACATCAGGGAAAATCATTGAAAGGTAAAGTAGCGACTGTTTCTGGTGCAGGCAACGTAGCATTCTACGCGGTTGAAAAAGCATTACAGCTCGGTGCTAAAGTGATCACAGTATCAAACAGTTTAGGAACATTGTATGATCCGGATGGTTTTGATGCCGAAAAAATGGCCTTTGGAGCGACATTAGGAAGAAGTTTGGATCAATATCCATCCAAATACCCGAATGCTCAGTTCTTCCCAGGCCAAAAGCCTTGGCAATTTAAATGCGATATTGCATTACCTTGTGCAACGCAAAATGAATTGGACGAATCCGATGCTAAAATGCTAGTGGCAAATGGTTGTACCTGTGTAGCCGAAGGTGCTAATATGCCTTCCACAGCGGAAGCTATTAAAGTATTTCTAGATGCAAAGATCAGTTTCGCCCCAGGTAAGGCAGCGAATGCCGGTGGAGTTGCTGTCAGCGGCTTGGAAATGTCTCAAAACTCCATCCGTACACAATGGTGTACCGAAGAGGTCGACAATCGCTTAAAAACCATTATGGAGAGTATCCACGAAACCTGTTTAAAATATGGTAAGGAAAGTGAATTTGTAAATTACTTAAAAGGTGCCAATATTGGTGGCTTTATCAAGGTTGCAAATGCCATGAAAGCCCAAGGTATCGTCTAGAAAGCCTTTTTCTAATCATATCATAATCCCGAGCGCTCAAATGCATTGCATTTGGGCGTTTTTTTATACTTTTATACCAAATTTAAAAACAAGACATTTACATGAGACTAATAGCTGAACTCCCCCATCCTGATTGCAAGATTTCAATTTTTGGCATGAACCAGAAATTCATTATTAAGTTTGAGCAGGGTAATTTAGAGCAATCCTATAAAATTGCAGAAATGGATATCATCGGTGGTGTAAATGGTGTTTTTGATTTGCTTGATGAAGAATTTTTAAAAACTGTGATTGACCAATTCGCATTGATGCGCCAATCCTTTAATAATGCTTATAGTCGATACGAATAACAACAAGCTTATGTTGAATTACCTATATTTTGCAGCATTTTGGGCATGCCAGATTATCTCCTCTATCCTATTTAAGCTCGGGGGAATACATCCAAAATATAAATGGACAGCTTTGATTGTCGGAAATATTATTCTGCTGTCTGCAAGCTGGTTCCTTGTACAGTTATTTAAAAATGTATCTCAGCCAATTGTCATCGCCTTGTGCTCTGGTGGCACTTTCTTGACCGTGCAATTAGCCATGGCACTGTATTTTAAAAGTCCGCTGACCTGGATGCAGGTACTGGGTATGTTTGTCATTATCTCCGGTATGGTGCTGATAACCTTTGGCGGTAAAGAAACGATGTAGCCTCAATTTACAGGACGAAAGCTTCCGTTCGACGCCCAGTTAAACGACCCTATAAATTTTAAAAATTTAAACGAAAATTGGAGCTCACAATTGCAACCTTTTGAGCTCCAATTCATTTTGTCTACAGATAAGCATAGGTGATACCATCACCACCACGGTCTTGATGTTCGTCCTCAAAACGACTAACATGACTATATTTGCGGAGATAATCACGGATAAACTTACGCAAAATACCATCTCCTTTGCCATGGATAATTTTTAGCGATGGATAACCTATCATTACCGCCCTGTCCAGCACGCGTTCCAACTCATGAAGCGCATCCTCCGTTCGCATCCCCCTTAGATCAATTTCAGGCTTAAAGTCCGCCACCGAACCTGCAGATGTTGACCTTGATAAACTTTTGGCAGATTTTTTTCCTTCCCGTCCCACTAGTTTAATCACATTCTTCCGCTTTTGTACGGTACGCAATTCGCCCATAGCAAGAATAAGATTATTTTTAGCAATTTCTACCACCTGTGCCTCAGCACCATTATCTAAAATTTGAACCCAGTCCCCAACAGTTAATTCCGTAGATTCTTGAACGTTTTCTTTGATGGCCTGCTTTGCCGGCTTTTGTTCTTTAGGCAGTACGGCCTGGAGTGCCTGATCTAAGTTATTGCGCAATTCACGGGTCTTTTCTTTATCTGCTTTGACAGATTTAATTTGAGCAACCGTATTTTCAATGAGTTTATTTGAATTCTTTATAATCTGTTGCGCTTCTTCTTTAGCCTTCTTCAGAATAACTTTTTTATTTTCTTCTAGATAGGTTTGAAGTTCCAGGTATTCTGCTTTGAGGGTCTCAAGTTCTTTCTCCCGCTTAATAATCGCTACTTTGGTATCAAACACCTCTTTCTTCTCTCTTTCGAGATCAATCAAAAGGTTGTCAACTTTCTTTTGCTCCACACCAATTTTGCTTTTCGCAGACGACAATATTTCCTTGCCTAAGCCAATTTTTTGAGCAATTTCAAATGCATACGAACTTCCCGGTTTACCGATCTGCAGAATATACATTGGTTTCATTTCGCGGTTGTCAAATAACATCGAAGCATTCTCTAAACCGGGCGAATTGCTCGCAAATACCTTCAGATTAGAATAGTGTGTCGTCACTACGCCTCTAATCTGCTTTTTATTGAGCGATTCTAATACCGCTTCAGCGATAGGTCCACCAAACAAAGGATCGGTACCGGTTCCAAACTCATCGATTAAAACCAAGGTACGCCCATTGGCAAATTCCGTAAAATATTTCATTTTAGAGAGATGCGCACTATAGGTACTTAAATCACTTTCTATCGATTGATCATCCCCTATATCTGCAAATATCTGCTTAAAAACGCCCACTTTCGTCGTTGGGTCTGCAGGAATTAATAGCCCAGATTGCACCATGATCTGCAATAGGCCTACCGTTTTCATGCAGACGGATTTACCCCCTGCATTTGGTCCCGAAACAACAATTACACGCTGGACATCGTCAATTTGTATATTCAGCGGCACAACAGTATGATGGTGATTCAATAATAAAAGTGGATGCCTAGCATTCACCAAATTAATCTCCACTTCTTTAGACAATTCGGGCATTTCAGCCTCAATATCCAAAGCAAAAAGTGCTTTTGCACGTACAAAATCTACTTTTGTCAGTAGTCCATGATAAGAAAGCAACAACGGAAGGTGCGGACGAACTTTATTGGTCAATTCCACTAGGATACGAATCACTTCTCGTCGGCGTTCAAATTCTAAATCTCTAATTTTATTGTTGAGCTGAAAGACTTCTTCAGGCTCTATATAAGCCGTTTGACCTGTAGCAGATTCATCATGGATCAGACCTTTAAGCTTTCTTTTATTCTCCGCTAAGACGGGAATACAAAGCCTTCCATCGCGGATGGTAAGATTGCCATCGGCGGTCCATCCACTATCCTGCGCACTTTTAAAGATACTGTTAATGCGCTTTAAAGCTTCCTGCTCGGCCTTTTGAATCTGTTGCGTGATCTCCAGCAGCAATCGCGAAGCATTATTTTTGAGCTTTCCACGCTCGTCGATCACCATTTCGATATCGCGAATAATGCCTTTCTCTATCGGTAAATGTTCAAAGAGAATCTCAAGATTGGGATAAAGCCCCTCACGTTCGTTAAAATAACGGATGATAGCGTAGACAGTCTTTAATGAAAGTAATACTTTAAAGAACTCCTCTTCAAGCAAAAAAGCTCCCTCTACCCGAGCTTTTTCGATAATGGACCGAAGTGGAAAAAAATTCTCGACAGGAAATGCACTGTCATTCACCAGAAGGTCTTTAAACTCACTGGTCTGTCGTAAAAATCGATCAATCTGATCAAAACGGGTCTGCGGTTGAATTTTATCTACCAAATCCCTACCCGATTCGCTCAAGCATTTTTGTCTTATTTTATCTTTTATCTCGGAAAATCCGAGCTTATCTATTGCATTTATTGGATATACCATAGAAATCATATTCGTTGAATGGTTAAAGTTTTACCGGAGGCTTCATTTGCCTCGGCGGACTGAGCACTGGTCCTCTGTCCAGTTCTGTCGTTGGTAACTGCCGAAGTGGAACCTCCTTCGGTGTTCGTATAGTATCCTTACCCGAAATACTCCCTGCGCCCGAAGACGCATCAACTGGTAAAGTTGGACTGCCTACAGCTAGTTGATTCATAAGATAACCATCTACACTGATACCGGTTTTCATTTGGAAATAGCGATTAAAAGACGAAGCGGCTTCTCTAAAACTCAATTTTGCTGTATCTGGAGTATAATGAATAAGTGCGGCAATTCTTTCCTGATAAGCCTGTTGCGCACGCATAACCCGATTGGTACTATCCTGAATACGTACATTAACAATCGAGTCTCTGCTACGGATAGAATCTTGTTTTCTCCTATCAATATCTGCATAAAACTTATTTTCTTTCGTTAGATTTTCTTCCACTTTTTTATAAATAGCAGACATGACTTCTGCATCCTTTCCATAATAGTCCAGATTTTTTTTAAAAGAAACGGAATCCAAACCATATTTATCGAAGGTAACTTGGTACAAAGGCAATATGACTTTGCGCGCGCTGTCGATAGGCAAAATATTGAGGTATGAATCTGTCAATTGAATTTCGGTAAGTGCATCCACAAACTCACTTTCGGAGATAATATCTTTGCCCCCTGTACGTACACAGGCAGCAAATAAAAAAATGACTGCAAGTAGATTCAGTATTAATCGTAGCATTTCGTAGTTTTGTACAAATTTACAAAAAGCACCGACATTTGGCACTTTTTACATCATCAAAACTATATCGGAAATGAGTATTGCTAGTAATTTAGAAGCGTTAAGATTGGAGACTGAAGCTGTCGGCGTACAACTTGTGGCTGTATCGAAGACAAAATCCAACTCAGATATCATGGAAGCCTATGAGGCCGGACAACGTATTTTTGGCGAAAACCACGTTCAAGAGTTGGTTGAGAAAGCGGAGCTTTTACCCAAAGATATTCAGTGGCATATGATTGGCCATCTTCAAACGAATAAGGTCAAGTATATTGCTCCTTTCATCAGTCTAATTGCCTCTGTTGATTCGCTCAAATTATTGAAGGAAATTAACAAACATGCTCAAAAATCCAAACGCACCATAGATTGTCTTTTACAAGTTTATATTGCTGAGGAAGACACCAAGTTTGGTTTTGATCATGCTGAACTCATCGAACTGCTCCGCGACGATGAATTTCTTGCATTGAAGAACATCCGTATTTGCGGTTTGATGGGGATAGCCTCCAATACCGATAACCAGAAAGTAATAAAAGCTGAATTCTATGAGCTTAAAATGTTGTTTGATGGGGTAAAAGCAAGTTTCTACAGAAAAGATGAACATTTCAACATTCTTTCCATGGGCATGTCCTCCGACTATAAATTGGCGATAGGCGAAGGTTCGACCATGGTGCGTATAGGAAGTACAATCTTTGGAAAAAGAGTAATCAAACACTTTAAAAACAATGACTAAACCACTTATAAGAGAAGCTATTAAATCTGACTGCCCACGGATGCTCGAATTGATCAATGAACTGGCCATCTTCGAAAAAGCACCCGATGAGGTCACGGTCTCACTTTCTGAGTTTGAGGATGCAGGATTTGGAAAATCCCCTGTCTGGGGTGCATTTGTCGCAGAAGTAGCGGGCGAAATTGTCGGCATTTCATTATATTATACCAGATATTCAACCTGGAAAGGCCGAAGACTCTATTTGGAAGATCTAATTGTGACAGAAAATATGCGCGGATCAGGAATTGGAAAACTACTTTTCGATCAGACGCTGGCCCACGGCAAACAGTGCGGTTACCATGGCATGGTATGGCAGGTCTTAGACTGGAATGAACCGGCCATTAAGTTTTATGAAAAATATAAAGCGGACTTTGATGCCGGATGGCTCAATGTATCCATTACTTATTAAATAACGGAGATAATCAGTTCAATGCGGTTTCATTTTTCCTTAAAAATTTTAGTTATCAGCTATCTGTTTTACGCTTGCAATGGCCAAAGTGCACCTGCTGATGGTATTCAACTTGCAGATACACTCTCCTATAGTAAAAAAAGCATAGACGAGCATAGCAATTATTTTCTAAAGGAAGAAAATCGACTGGACACGACGTATTTTCGCGCAAAATATCCTGTTTTTGCGGAAGATAAGATCAATGATCTCATTACCGATATTGTTCATCTCGAAGGCGATACCAGTATGCAGGAGGCTGCCCATCGTTTTATTAATGCTTACAATGAATATGTAGAGGATAATAACGGCAGATCTACGGCAACCTGGAACCGGCAGCTACAGGTCGATGTGATCGCCAATACGCCAGTTTTTCTGGGTATTAGAACCCAACAAGAAGAGTATACGGGCGGTGCGCATGGTGACCACTTTACCCTTTATTCAAATTTCGATAGACAGTCAAACAAACAGATTGTGATTGATGACATTATTCAATCACAGCATAAAGATGAGTTTGTCAAAATCGCTGAGCAATATTTCCGTACAAAGGAAGGGTTAAGTAGCGATGAACTATTAAATGGAAAGTATTTTTTTGAAGACGGTAAGTTTGCGCTCGCAGCTAATTTTACGTTCGAAAAAGACGACATCCTATTTCATTACAATGTTTATGAAATCAAATCCTATGCTGAAGGGATGACTGAATTGCGCATTCCCTACGCCGCTTTCAGGCATTTGATTTCAGACAAAGGATTACAGTATATTCATAGTATTAAATAGCAATCAACTAAACTAATAAATAAATGCAGGTTTTTAAATTTGGAGGTGCATCCGTCAAGGATGCTGAAAGTGTCAGAAACTCAGCACGGATTATCTCAAAATACAAAGGCGACGCCTTGCTCGTTGTCATATCCGCTATGGGAAAGATGACCAACCTTCTCGAAAGATTGACCAAAGAATATGTTAATAACACGGGCAACCCACAGCAGACACTGGATGAGGCCAAACAATTTCACTTTCATATCCTTCAAGAATTATTTCCTGAGGGTGAACACCCGATATTTGATGAAGTCGCAAACTGTTTTGTCGAGATCGAGTGGATTTTAGAGGAGGAGCCTCAAGATTCATACGACTATCTTTTCGATCAAATTGTATCGATGGGTGAAATTATCTCCACAAAAATCGTTGCGGCCTATGTAGCTTCGATTGGTGAAAAAGTAAAATGGCTCGATGCACGTGATTATATATTCACGGACAATACCTATCGTGAGGCTGTCGTCGACTGGAACAAAACGGAAGAAAAAATTCGCGCAGAGCTCCCCGCTATTCTCGACGAATACATTGTCATCACACAAGGATTTTTGGGCTCTACTTCGGAGAATTTCACAACCACCTTAGGCCGTGAAGGGTCTGACTATTCTGCAGCAATATTTGCATCCTGTTTAAATGCCGAAAACGTAACGATCTGGAAAGATGTACCGGGGGTACTCAATGCCGATCCCAAATGGTTTGAAAAGACTGAACTCATTCCTGAATTATCTTATACCGATGCGATAGAGCTTACCTATTATGGTGCAACGGTCATCCATCCGAAAACCATCAAGCCCTTACAGAATAAGAAAATTGCATTGAATGTACGCTCTTTTGTCGATCCTGACTCGCCAGGAACAATGATCAGGAGTACGAATCAGACTTTGCCCGTTCCGTCTTTCATCTTTAAGGTGAACCAGATTTTCATTTCAATCTCGCCAAGGGATTTCTCCTTTATCGTGGAAGATAATTTAAGGGACATTTTCAATCTATTCCATGAGCACCGTATCAAAATAAATATGATGCATAATACAGCCATCAATTTCACCGTTTCGGTAGACGATACAGGAAAAAATCTGGTGGACTTAATTAACGAGCTCGAGCAGCGATTCAAAGTCAAATATGAATCGGGACTTGAACTGATTACTATTCGCTATTACAACCAGGAGACCATTGATCGAGTTCTGGTTGATAAGGAGGTGATAAGCGAACTAAAAGACACCTATACTTGCCAGCTTCTCGTAAAGAAAATATAAATGAATACACTGATCCTTCAAGAGGAGATTCAGCAGTTTCTGGATAGAAACGCGGAGCAGTCTCCTGCTAAAATTGCACTTAAAAAATCTCCTTTTGAAGGAATATCGCCGTCCGAGCTTGCTACTCAACTGGACGGGAAGCAACGCGCAAGCACAAAAATCCCCCTGTGGGCCAATACGCCAGGAATCTATTTTCCCCCCAAGCTTAACTTGGAGCAATGTTCTTCGGAGAAAACAGCATTATTTAAAAGCACACTGATAAATGAGGGAACGCACTTAGTGGATGTCACCAGTGGTTTTGGTGTAGATAGCTTTTACTTCTCAAAACGGGCCGCACAGGTTACTGCCTGTGAATTAAATCCTGAATTGGCAGCCATCTCAAAACATAATGCGGCTGTATTAGCGGCAGACAATCTTCACGTCATTGCCGCTAACGGTGTGGATTACATCCTCAATGACGCAACCAAACGATTCGATTACATCTACCTGGATCCCTCCCGAAGAGTTCAAAACAAAAAAGTGTTCCTATTGGATGAATGCGAACCTAATTTAGTCCGGTTGCAGGATGACTTTTTCCGGCACTCGGATAGCATTATCAGCAAACTTGCACCACTACTTGACATCACTTCCGCCCTACAGCAATTGCGGTATGTCAAAGATGTGTATGTGCTGTCGCTGCAGAATGACTGCAAAGAACTTATTTTCGTGCAAGAAATAGGATATGAGGGTGAAGCTGCCATTCATGCTGTGCGGTTATTCCATGGGCAACAACAGGTCGTATCCTTTACCTATGAAAGTGAACGCGCCGTGGTTAATGAATACAGTGAACCACTGTCCTATTTGTATGAACCAGATGTTGCACTTTCCAAAGCAGGAGCCTTTAAAACCATTGGACAGCTATTTGATGTCAAAAAATTACATAAAAACACGCACCTCTACACTTCAGATAAACAGATTGAAAATTTTCCAGGCAAAACATTCGTTATAAAGCAAGTGGAGTCCTTCAGTGATTTCAAAAAAAATAAACAGTCAATGCAAGCAGGGATTATTGCCAAAAATTTTCCGCTCAAAACAGCAGAAATCAAGAAGAAGTTCAAAATCAGAGATGGAGGAAATTCGTTCCTATTCTTTACGACAACCGTCAATGATCAATTTAGTGTCATACATACACAACGAATTTTAGAATAGACATTTTCATTACAATTGTCGAAAATCTTCTCCGTAATTTTAATGCATGGATAAAATAGCATTATCAGCATTGGATTTGGCTCCTATAAAAAAAGGAGAAAATACAGCTAGCGCATTGGCCCGTACGGTCAAAATTGCCCAACATATAGAACAACTGGATTTTAAGAGGATTTGGGTTGCAGAGCATCACAATATGGAATATATCGCGAGTTCAGCAACATCCCTTTTGATACAACATATTGCATCAAACACAAACCGTATTCGTGTAGGATCTGGCGGAATAATGTTGCCAAATCATTCCCCCTTGGTTATTGCAGAGCAGTTTGGAACTTTAGAAACCTTATTTCCGGGCCGTATTGACCTCGGTTTAGGACGTGCTCCAGGTACAGACCAACTAACGGCAATGGCTTTACGCAGAAACAACCTAAATACCGCCTTTCAATTTCCTCAAGAAGTGAAAGATCTGCAACGTTACTTTAGCGCAAACAATTTCGATGCAAAAGTACGTGCCTTTCCGGGTGAAGGTTTGGATATACCCCTGTACATTTTGGGATCAAGTACCGACAGTGCCTATCTGGCGGCAAGCTTAGGGCTTCCTTATGCTTTTGCGACACATTTTGCACCAGCGCAATTTGCTTCGGCAAGTATGATCTATCATCAAAACTTCGTCCCATCTGACGTGCTGGAGAAACCTTATTTTATGTCGTGCGTCAATGTTATCGCCGCAGACAGCAACGAAGAAGCAGAATTTTTAGCCACCAGTTTCTTCAATCTCTTTGCTGGCATCGTCACAAATACAAGAAGACCATTATCAGAACCCACTCCGGAGGTAATTTACAAAGGTATACCGGCAATAGAGCAAGCTGTCAAGAGTATGGCTTCATGTGCTTTCATTGGTGACAAAGCCAATATACGTCCACAAATAGAGAAATTTGTAAAAGACCACAAAGTAGATGAAATTATCGCTACTTCCTATATTTTCGACGATGAAAAATGCCTTAAGTCATTTTCCTTGTTAAAAGAAGCACTCGCTTAAAAAATCGCTCGATTTATATACGGTGAATTTTATATATTTAAACTAAATTCACCGTATATGAATATCTATAATGCCTTTGCACTTCTAATGGGACTTTTTTCCCTCCAAGCATGCACGAATCCCACTTCTCAACAGGTCGGTGGAAAATCCGACACGGACAAAGCCACTGACACATTGTCCCAAGTTGTTGTGGACAGCAGTACAGTTGACCAACCCTCCATAGCAGATCCAAAGAAGGGACAGATTTTGCTCGTGCGTAGCTACCGCGTTTGGGAAAAGCAAGATCCTACAGCTGTTTTAAATAAGGATTGGTACGACCTTTATGAAGAAAATGGCAAATATTATCTCGAGAAAGTTGATTATGAAATAAAAGACGGTTATGACGAGTGTGCCGGCGTTCCAACTCGAAGCATTGAATCACGAAGAAATTCATTGCTGTTCCTAAAGTTGGAAGGACTGCAAGCCGGTGCATTAGAAAATTTAAAAGTTACTCATTCCGAAATATGGCCTCAAGAATCGGTCGAATATGCGTATAAAAATCAAAAAGTTACCCTGCGGGGATTGGGAACTATTAAATCCACAGAGGTGCAAACCGATGACAAAGGTCACGAGAAATTATTCCATGAGGTGACCAATTACAAACTACGCTACCTTTCAAATAAAGAAAACAAAGAAAAAACCCTATTTCATATTGATCAATATGATGATGTATTTATGTCAACACTTTTTGTTGGGGATATCGACCGGGACGGTGTTTTGGATTTTATCTTTTCTAATCCGCGTCACTATGAGGAGGAAGCAATGCTTCTATTCTTATCCAATCATGGCAATGCACTCACTTTTGAAGCTGATGCACAATTTGATTGTTAAAGCTGGGTAACATGGCTAGAATAAACGACTACTTACATCAAATGAAATCCATTGATCGCGCATTGCTTTCAGTGGGCATGTTTTTACTGATCTACTTTATTTCTCCAATCCAATCCCTTCCGCTATTAAACCTGCTGCTATGTTGGCTGGGGTTCTGTGTATCTTACATCGCCATATCCTGGTTTACATTTTATACCATGTCGATTGGAACAATGGCAAAGAAAGCGCAAAAAGAAGATGGAAGCCGACTTTTTGTCTCCTTATTCATCATTTTGGTCACTATAGGTTGCTTTGTTTCTGTGCTGATGATCATTATATCCAGCAAGGACAAACAGCTGAAGGATGCGTATATTATCGTCATTTGCATATTAGCCATGATGGCTTCATGGATATTGGTTCATACCATCTATACTTTTCATTATGCACGTCTATATTACGAAAATAGGTCCGATGGTGATGGCTTAGAGTTTCCCGGTGACGACAAACCTGATTATCTGGATTTTGCATACTTTTCATTCGTGATGGGATGCACCTTTCAAGTATCCGACGTGGGGATATCTTCAAAAAAGATCCGGAGGGTAGCACTTTTTCACGGTCTCCTCTCCTTCGCTTTAAATACATTTGTTGTTGCATTAACAATAAATATCATTTCTGGATTAATCAATTGAGTTTTCGATCAAAAAGTCTTAATTTAGAGCAAAAATTACACACATGAAGTTTTTCAACGCCTTACTCACGCTTTGTATCATCATTATTCTAGTAGCTTCGTGTGCGAAAAATCAAGATTCAGGTAGCGCTACTGCAGCAGCAGCTGGCAGTTTTATCGGGCGTATCCAATACCAGGATAATTCGTTGGAAGTAGATCGGGATAATCGGCTTATTCGTGTTTTAAAAGAAAGCGGCGATACCTATAAAGTCGAGTTCTTCACAGGTATCCCTAATATCACTTCCCTTCGATTGAATCAAGAAAACGATACTACTTGGGTATCCGCTGACACGACTGGATTAAAGAATGTCAAAATTGAAGGAAAGCGATTAACGATCAATTATCAGGCAAATAGCCAAAGTTGGGTTGTTGAAAATGCAGTCCGTAACTAATAATCAATCTAAATTGTCATATTAATTTCATTTTCTATTTGAAAATTATTGCTTTCTCCCTATATTTAGTCAAGCATAAAGGAAGAGAGAAATGAAACAATTCAATAAA
The genomic region above belongs to Sphingobacterium zeae and contains:
- a CDS encoding class I SAM-dependent methyltransferase, which translates into the protein MNTLILQEEIQQFLDRNAEQSPAKIALKKSPFEGISPSELATQLDGKQRASTKIPLWANTPGIYFPPKLNLEQCSSEKTALFKSTLINEGTHLVDVTSGFGVDSFYFSKRAAQVTACELNPELAAISKHNAAVLAADNLHVIAANGVDYILNDATKRFDYIYLDPSRRVQNKKVFLLDECEPNLVRLQDDFFRHSDSIISKLAPLLDITSALQQLRYVKDVYVLSLQNDCKELIFVQEIGYEGEAAIHAVRLFHGQQQVVSFTYESERAVVNEYSEPLSYLYEPDVALSKAGAFKTIGQLFDVKKLHKNTHLYTSDKQIENFPGKTFVIKQVESFSDFKKNKQSMQAGIIAKNFPLKTAEIKKKFKIRDGGNSFLFFTTTVNDQFSVIHTQRILE
- a CDS encoding LLM class flavin-dependent oxidoreductase, with the protein product MDKIALSALDLAPIKKGENTASALARTVKIAQHIEQLDFKRIWVAEHHNMEYIASSATSLLIQHIASNTNRIRVGSGGIMLPNHSPLVIAEQFGTLETLFPGRIDLGLGRAPGTDQLTAMALRRNNLNTAFQFPQEVKDLQRYFSANNFDAKVRAFPGEGLDIPLYILGSSTDSAYLAASLGLPYAFATHFAPAQFASASMIYHQNFVPSDVLEKPYFMSCVNVIAADSNEEAEFLATSFFNLFAGIVTNTRRPLSEPTPEVIYKGIPAIEQAVKSMASCAFIGDKANIRPQIEKFVKDHKVDEIIATSYIFDDEKCLKSFSLLKEALA
- a CDS encoding DUF1345 domain-containing protein, whose translation is MARINDYLHQMKSIDRALLSVGMFLLIYFISPIQSLPLLNLLLCWLGFCVSYIAISWFTFYTMSIGTMAKKAQKEDGSRLFVSLFIILVTIGCFVSVLMIIISSKDKQLKDAYIIVICILAMMASWILVHTIYTFHYARLYYENRSDGDGLEFPGDDKPDYLDFAYFSFVMGCTFQVSDVGISSKKIRRVALFHGLLSFALNTFVVALTINIISGLIN